A genomic window from Oceanobacillus timonensis includes:
- a CDS encoding lysophospholipid acyltransferase family protein has product MYYTAAYLLKVILNIFGRVNVFQKEKLPESDGYIIACTHSGWVDILWLGVSLLPTKVHYMAKKELFQSGPLRWLMKKLNAFPVDRDNPGPSTIKVPRKLLKDGKVIGIFPSGTRTTNQVPLKRGAVTIAAYSKAPIVPAAYIGPNNFKELLQFKKPKIIFGDPIYLSEDIPRKEAMDEMMEVMNEKLYALQSTIESKI; this is encoded by the coding sequence ATGTATTACACAGCTGCATATCTATTAAAAGTAATATTAAATATATTTGGACGTGTCAATGTATTTCAGAAAGAAAAACTTCCCGAATCAGACGGGTACATTATTGCATGTACCCACTCAGGATGGGTTGATATTTTGTGGTTAGGCGTCAGTCTGTTGCCGACAAAAGTCCATTACATGGCAAAAAAGGAATTATTTCAATCAGGTCCTTTAAGATGGCTCATGAAAAAATTGAATGCTTTTCCAGTCGATCGGGATAACCCAGGTCCCAGCACGATTAAAGTACCGCGAAAACTTTTAAAAGATGGAAAAGTTATTGGCATTTTTCCTAGTGGTACAAGGACAACCAATCAGGTTCCATTGAAAAGGGGAGCAGTCACAATTGCTGCATACAGCAAGGCGCCTATTGTGCCGGCAGCTTATATCGGACCGAATAATTTTAAAGAACTCCTCCAATTTAAGAAACCAAAAATTATTTTTGGTGATCCAATCTATTTGTCTGAAGATATCCCTCGAAAAGAGGCAATGGACGAGATGATGGAAGTAATGAATGAAAAACTGTATGCATTACAATCTACTATAGAATCGAAAATTTGA
- a CDS encoding YwdI family protein → MAVSNEIIINKMIGELEEAKTKAHQQDQVKKHMENIHLLSELFISGSTDSNMTDQRMEQVQVNMEETEEHISEAEMKAMLGKQSTGKTVPSEKKLHEGDANGDSLFDF, encoded by the coding sequence ATGGCTGTAAGCAATGAAATAATCATTAATAAAATGATTGGTGAGCTGGAAGAAGCCAAAACAAAAGCCCATCAGCAAGATCAGGTAAAAAAACATATGGAGAATATCCATTTATTAAGTGAACTATTTATTTCAGGCAGTACAGATTCCAATATGACGGACCAGAGAATGGAACAGGTGCAGGTAAACATGGAAGAAACAGAAGAGCATATTTCAGAAGCGGAAATGAAAGCAATGCTTGGCAAGCAGTCAACCGGAAAAACAGTCCCATCTGAGAAGAAGTTACATGAAGGGGACGCCAATGGAGATTCGTTATTCGATTTTTAG
- a CDS encoding DUF423 domain-containing protein, which translates to MKLFIIIGAVLGFLAVALGAFGAHGLEGRLSEKALTNWGKAVDYQMFHTVAIVAVALLLGRFEGSNLFASSGWLFLAGIVLFSGSLYLYALTGVKTLAMITPIGGLSFLVGWVLLGIGAMKLL; encoded by the coding sequence ATGAAACTATTTATAATCATTGGAGCTGTCTTAGGCTTTTTAGCAGTAGCTCTTGGAGCATTTGGAGCCCACGGCCTGGAAGGAAGATTATCCGAAAAAGCCTTAACAAATTGGGGGAAAGCAGTAGATTATCAAATGTTCCATACCGTGGCCATTGTTGCTGTAGCGCTTCTTTTAGGAAGATTCGAGGGAAGTAATCTGTTTGCATCAAGCGGCTGGCTGTTTTTAGCAGGTATTGTGCTATTTTCAGGAAGTTTATACCTATATGCTTTAACCGGAGTCAAAACACTTGCGATGATTACACCAATTGGAGGACTGTCCTTTTTAGTGGGTTGGGTTTTATTAGGAATCGGAGCGATGAAATTACTATAA